In the Solanum pennellii chromosome 5, SPENNV200 genome, one interval contains:
- the LOC114077131 gene encoding uncharacterized protein LOC114077131 has translation MTTSGNATPHGYSVLPPEDNRPTSSVSRTNTHKPADSQPSSSSASQLMMLSLHIQGNSSEPNTPTTNQSDTPGHDNTQVGMRDMHNRLVIEPEGYTTVKNLYYSFNPDDAVGIISQVIKELYRDAYPTWGKFLSNLKRKIFLEFRKKCAWRPEHEAKICANFHKKATHTLASLFNKARRDNNKPSWVLPEDWAKLPVHWKYDPRFKQISEIGKNARSSTKGGSLHTSGAQSQGSVRRKLMCIIFLCEKELGRPVTQAEAFKATHIRKKKNPEDPDVWVEPRAEVTYNRYLQALEDLQQTLPEENLGLNSSNHDESMKKNLAMEKKIVELSSQAEESRARERRLELQFAGLKAQFDALLAPGGIPPCSGDVTFPPRPPQSQPTQYPMYGQQRNMTHESSSDEESDYYVANTLPH, from the exons ATGACCACATCAGGGAATGCTACCCCACATGGATACAGTGTTTTACCTCCAGAGGATAATCGACCAACGTCTAGTGTCTCTCGCACTAATACACACAAACCTGCAGACTCACAGCCATCATCATCATCTGCTTCACAacttatgatgttgagtcttcACATTCAAGGTAATAGTTCTGAGCCTAACACTCCTACCACAAATCAGTCAGATACACCTGGTCATGACAATACACAAGTTGGCATGAGGGACATGCATAATAGACTTGTCATCGAGCCTGAAGGCTACac AACTGTTAAAAATTTGTATTACAGTTTCAATCCAGATGATGCTGTGGGGATCATTTCTCAGGTAATCAAAGAACTCTATAGAGATGCTTATCCTACATGGGGCAAGTTCCTTAGCAATctcaagagaaaaatatttttggagttCAGG AAAAAATGTGCTTGGCGCCCGGAACATGAGGCCAAAATTTGTGCAAACTTTCACAAGAAAGCTACGCATACTCTTGCTAGTTTGTTTAATAAAGCTCGTAGAGATAATAACAAACCTAGCTGGGTTCTACCGGAGGATTGGGCAAAATTACCTGTGCATTGGAAATATGATCCAAGATTTAAGCAGATCAGTGAGATCGGTAAAAACGCAAGATCATCTACTAAGGGTGGTTCTTTACACACAAGTGGGgctcaaagtcaaggaagtgtGAGGAGGAAATTAATGTGtatcatttttctttgt gaAAAGGAACTAGGAAGACCGGTAACTCAAGCTGAGGCATTTAAGGCAACACACattagaaagaagaaaaatcctGAAGATCCAGACGTGTGGGTTGAACCGCGAGCTGAAGTGACCTAC AATCGATATCTTCAAGCTTTGGAGGATTTACAACAAACTCTGCCGGAAGAaaatctag GCCTAAATAGTTCAAATCATGATGAATCGATGAAGAAAAATTTGGCTATGGAGAAAAAGATTGTTGAGCTATCTAGCCAAGCCGAAGAATCACGGGCTAGGGAAAGGCGGTTGGAATTACAGTTTGCGGGTCTTAAGGCTCAATTCGATGCACTACTTGCCCCAGGAGGGATTCCCCCTTGTTCTGGTGATGTCACTTTCCCTCCTCGACCTCCTCAATCTCAACCTACTCAATATCCAATGTATGGTCAACAAAGAAATATGACACATGAGTCTAGtagtgatgaagaaagtgattATTATGTGGCAAACACACTACCACATTAG